One genomic region from Amycolatopsis sp. FBCC-B4732 encodes:
- a CDS encoding NAD(P)H-dependent oxidoreductase — protein MIEIGIVLGSTRPGRVGDQVARWVHERASRRTDARFTLIDLRDHPLPHLEQPPGFSGQYADERTRAWAAAVAACDGFVLVTPEYNHSVPGVLKNAMDVVHLEWNTKAAGFVSYGGVGGARSVEQLRLVCGALQLADVAPQVTLPLATEFADRATFAPGEHQLTALDTVLDHVVAWSTALAPLRRGDAEAAIRGRVDAMIDGLRSKDLEALRRSYAADVVSFDVEPPLQHVGVDAKLKNWAKVFTIFEEVDYELRDLTVAVSGDLAVGHGFGRVSGTLKNGVTTEGMWVRATFVFRDTGDGWVIGHDQASVPFDMATGRGLTDLEP, from the coding sequence ATGATCGAGATCGGAATCGTGCTGGGCAGCACCCGTCCCGGCCGCGTGGGGGACCAGGTGGCCCGGTGGGTCCACGAGCGGGCGAGCCGGCGCACCGACGCCCGGTTCACGCTGATCGACCTGCGCGACCACCCGCTGCCCCACCTCGAGCAGCCGCCCGGATTCTCGGGGCAGTACGCCGACGAACGCACCCGGGCCTGGGCCGCGGCCGTCGCCGCGTGCGACGGGTTCGTGCTGGTCACGCCGGAGTACAACCACTCCGTTCCCGGTGTGCTCAAGAACGCCATGGACGTCGTGCACCTCGAGTGGAACACCAAGGCCGCCGGGTTCGTCTCCTACGGCGGCGTCGGCGGGGCCCGGTCGGTCGAGCAGCTGCGGCTGGTCTGCGGGGCCCTGCAGCTGGCGGACGTGGCCCCGCAGGTCACGCTGCCGCTGGCGACCGAGTTCGCGGACCGCGCCACCTTCGCGCCGGGCGAGCACCAGCTGACCGCGCTGGACACCGTGCTCGACCACGTTGTCGCCTGGAGCACCGCGCTCGCGCCGCTGCGGCGCGGGGACGCCGAGGCCGCGATCCGGGGCCGCGTCGACGCGATGATCGACGGCCTCCGGAGCAAGGACCTCGAAGCGCTGCGGCGGAGCTACGCCGCGGACGTCGTGTCGTTCGACGTCGAGCCGCCGCTGCAGCACGTGGGCGTCGACGCGAAGCTGAAGAACTGGGCGAAGGTGTTCACGATCTTCGAGGAGGTGGACTACGAACTGCGCGACCTGACCGTCGCGGTGAGCGGCGACCTCGCCGTCGGGCACGGCTTCGGCCGGGTCAGCGGGACGCTGAAGAACGGCGTCACCACCGAGGGCATGTGGGTCCGGGCCACGTTCGTCTTCCGGGACACCGGCGACGGCTGGGTGATCGGCCACGACCAGGCGTCCGTGCCGTTCGACATGGCGACCGGGCGCGGCCTGACCGACCTGGAACCCTGA
- a CDS encoding helix-turn-helix domain-containing protein, with translation MAEAPEPELLRDPESYARLLEHVREAVLQGVPGPRPPRSVVSDSWNRSLAARVDPDEGEAPFVYDTGDLAALREAHPLAPVLPVLRQMLVSIADDAEHVMIVTDADGLILWREGAAGQLLRGDRVGLTEGTRWSEAAIGTNAMGTALATGDPVQIYSAEHLVRRYHAWTCAAAPVRDPETGVLLGSIDVSGPLRTVHPAMLSLVTATAQLAEGQLRAQLAIRDERLRRVNMPHLDALRGRPGALLSAGGRVLAAQACLLPSTVDVRRGGGTVTLPDGRIATVEPLAEGYLLRLSSPSTGGGPRSRLSLEYLADGAFSTTVDGREVPLTLRHAEILTLLSLHPNGLSAERLALQLYGESGNPVTVRAEIHRLRSQLGASVVQTRPYRLAADVDADFTRARTALRTGSPADVLRAFRGPLLPDSEAPAIREERESLTAQVRQVALNSGDASVLWSFWETACGVDDFAVLDALLKTLPAADPRRAAVTAHRARLA, from the coding sequence GTGGCAGAGGCGCCCGAACCGGAGCTGCTGCGCGACCCCGAGTCCTACGCGCGGCTACTGGAGCACGTCCGCGAGGCGGTGCTCCAGGGCGTTCCCGGGCCCCGCCCGCCGCGGTCGGTCGTCTCCGACTCCTGGAACCGCTCGCTCGCCGCCCGCGTCGACCCGGACGAGGGCGAAGCGCCGTTCGTCTACGACACCGGCGACCTCGCGGCCCTGCGGGAAGCCCACCCGCTGGCGCCGGTGCTGCCGGTGCTGCGGCAGATGCTGGTGAGCATCGCCGACGACGCCGAGCACGTGATGATCGTGACCGACGCGGACGGGCTGATCCTGTGGCGCGAGGGCGCGGCGGGCCAGCTGCTGCGCGGTGACCGCGTCGGCCTCACCGAGGGCACGCGGTGGAGCGAAGCCGCGATCGGCACGAACGCGATGGGCACCGCCCTGGCGACCGGCGACCCGGTGCAGATCTACTCCGCCGAGCACCTGGTCCGTCGCTACCACGCGTGGACGTGCGCGGCGGCGCCGGTGCGCGACCCCGAAACCGGCGTGCTGCTCGGCTCGATCGACGTCAGCGGGCCGTTGCGCACGGTGCACCCCGCCATGCTTTCGCTGGTCACGGCGACGGCGCAGCTCGCGGAAGGCCAGCTGCGCGCCCAGCTCGCGATCCGCGACGAGCGGCTGCGGCGGGTCAACATGCCGCACCTGGACGCGTTGCGCGGCCGCCCCGGCGCGCTGCTTTCGGCCGGCGGCCGGGTGCTCGCCGCGCAGGCGTGCCTGCTGCCGTCCACTGTGGACGTCCGGCGCGGCGGCGGCACCGTGACCCTGCCCGACGGCCGCATCGCGACGGTGGAGCCCTTGGCCGAGGGCTACCTGCTGCGGCTGTCGTCGCCGTCCACCGGTGGCGGGCCGCGGTCCCGGCTGTCGCTGGAGTACCTCGCCGACGGCGCGTTTTCGACCACTGTGGACGGTCGCGAGGTGCCACTGACGTTGCGGCACGCGGAAATCCTGACCCTGCTGAGCCTGCACCCGAACGGCCTCTCGGCGGAACGGCTGGCGCTGCAGCTCTACGGCGAGTCGGGCAACCCGGTCACGGTCCGCGCGGAGATCCACCGGCTGCGCTCCCAGCTGGGCGCGTCGGTGGTGCAGACGCGCCCGTACCGGCTGGCGGCGGACGTCGACGCCGACTTCACCCGCGCCCGCACGGCGTTGCGCACCGGCTCGCCCGCGGACGTCCTGCGTGCCTTCCGCGGCCCGCTGCTGCCGGACTCGGAAGCGCCGGCGATCCGCGAGGAGCGCGAATCCCTGACGGCGCAGGTGCGTCAGGTGGCGCTCAACAGCGGCGACGCGAGCGTGCTGTGGTCGTTCTGGGAAACCGCCTGCGGCGTCGACGACTTCGCGGTGCTCGACGCGCTGCTCAAGACGCTCCCCGCGGCCGATCCGCGGCGGGCCGCCGTGACGGCCCACCGCGCCCGGCTCGCTTGA
- a CDS encoding aldehyde dehydrogenase family protein, whose amino-acid sequence MVQYAAPNTEGSVVSYESRYDHYIGGEYVPPASGQYFENPTPVTGKVFCEIARGNAEDVEKALDAAHGAAPAWGRTSPEERANVLLRIADRMERNLEAIAVAEAWENGKAVRETLAADIPLAIDHFRYFAGALRAQEGGISQVDENTVAYHFHEPLGVVAQIIPWNFPILMAVWKLAPALAAGNAIVLKPAEQTPASIHLLFSIIGDLIPPGVVNIVNGFGVEAGKPLASSSRVRKVAFTGETTTGRLILQYASENIIPVTVELGGKSPNIFFDDVASRNDDFYDKAQEGFALFALNQGEVCTCPSRALIQSGIYDRFLGDGVERVRKIKQGHPLDTETMIGAQASNDQLEKILSYIDIGKQEGAEILTGGTRSDLGGELSGGFYVEPTVFAGDNKMRIFQEEIFGPVVSVAKFDDYADAIKIANDTLYGLGAGVWSRDGNTAYRAGRDIQAGRVWVNNYHAYPAHAAFGGYKASGIGRENHKMMLDHYQQTKNMLVSYSDQALGFF is encoded by the coding sequence ATGGTCCAGTACGCCGCACCGAACACCGAAGGCAGCGTCGTCAGCTACGAATCGCGCTACGACCACTACATCGGCGGCGAGTACGTCCCGCCCGCGAGCGGCCAGTACTTCGAGAACCCGACGCCCGTCACCGGCAAGGTGTTCTGCGAGATCGCCCGCGGTAACGCCGAAGACGTCGAGAAGGCGCTCGACGCCGCCCACGGCGCCGCACCGGCGTGGGGCCGGACCTCGCCCGAGGAACGCGCGAACGTCCTGCTCAGGATCGCCGACCGGATGGAGCGCAACCTCGAGGCGATCGCCGTCGCCGAGGCGTGGGAGAACGGCAAGGCGGTCCGCGAGACCCTCGCCGCCGACATCCCGCTGGCCATCGACCACTTCCGCTACTTCGCCGGCGCGCTGCGCGCCCAGGAGGGCGGCATCTCGCAGGTCGACGAGAACACCGTCGCCTACCACTTCCACGAGCCGCTCGGCGTGGTCGCGCAGATCATCCCGTGGAACTTCCCGATCCTGATGGCGGTCTGGAAGCTCGCCCCGGCGCTGGCCGCGGGCAACGCGATCGTGCTCAAGCCGGCCGAGCAGACCCCGGCGTCGATCCACCTGCTGTTCTCGATCATCGGCGACCTGATCCCGCCGGGCGTGGTGAACATCGTCAACGGCTTCGGCGTCGAGGCGGGTAAGCCGCTGGCGTCGAGCAGCCGCGTCCGCAAGGTCGCCTTCACCGGCGAGACCACCACCGGCCGGCTGATCCTGCAGTACGCCAGCGAGAACATCATCCCGGTGACCGTCGAGCTCGGCGGCAAGAGCCCGAACATCTTCTTCGACGACGTCGCTTCGCGGAACGACGACTTCTACGACAAGGCGCAGGAGGGCTTCGCGCTCTTCGCGCTGAACCAGGGCGAGGTCTGCACCTGCCCGTCGCGGGCGCTGATCCAGTCGGGCATCTACGACCGGTTCCTCGGCGACGGCGTCGAGCGCGTCCGCAAGATCAAGCAGGGCCACCCGCTCGACACCGAGACGATGATCGGCGCGCAGGCGTCCAACGACCAGCTCGAGAAGATCCTGTCCTACATCGACATCGGCAAGCAGGAGGGCGCCGAGATCCTCACCGGCGGCACCCGCAGCGACCTCGGCGGCGAGCTCTCCGGCGGCTTCTACGTCGAGCCGACCGTGTTCGCCGGCGACAACAAGATGCGGATCTTCCAGGAGGAGATCTTCGGCCCGGTCGTGTCCGTGGCGAAGTTCGACGACTACGCCGACGCCATCAAGATCGCCAACGACACGCTGTACGGCCTCGGCGCCGGTGTCTGGTCGCGCGACGGCAACACCGCCTACCGCGCCGGCCGCGACATCCAGGCGGGCCGCGTCTGGGTGAACAACTACCACGCCTACCCGGCGCACGCGGCCTTCGGCGGCTACAAGGCGTCCGGCATCGGCCGCGAGAACCACAAGATGATGCTCGACCACTACCAGCAGACGAAGAACATGCTCGTCTCCTACTCCGACCAGGCGCTCGGGTTCTTCTGA
- a CDS encoding DUF779 domain-containing protein produces the protein MTERVDLTPAAADLLRQLVSTHGPVMFHQSGGCCDGSAPMCYPAGEFKTGVSDVNLGALEVEGIEDVPVWMSGPQFEYWKHTHLTIDVVPGRGSGFSLEAPEGVRFLIRSRLLTDEESAALN, from the coding sequence ATGACCGAGCGCGTCGACCTGACACCGGCTGCCGCGGACCTCCTGCGGCAGCTGGTGTCTACTCACGGGCCGGTGATGTTCCACCAGTCCGGCGGGTGCTGCGACGGCAGCGCCCCGATGTGCTACCCGGCGGGTGAGTTCAAGACCGGCGTCTCGGACGTCAACCTCGGGGCGCTGGAAGTGGAAGGCATCGAGGACGTGCCGGTCTGGATGTCCGGGCCGCAGTTCGAGTACTGGAAGCACACGCACCTGACGATCGACGTCGTGCCCGGGCGTGGGAGCGGGTTTTCCTTGGAAGCGCCCGAAGGCGTGCGCTTCCTGATCCGCTCCCGGCTGCTCACCGACGAGGAGTCCGCGGCGCTGAACTGA
- a CDS encoding M20 family metallopeptidase codes for MDLPGKARAHVDSGALFTELARLVAYPTVSDAPEGRAAVQAYLDEVLTPALTGLGCDVTQHPNPDPAGGPFLVGVRTEGEDLPTLLCYGHADVVGEAGQWRDGLDPWTLTADGDRWYGRGTADNKGQHLITLTALRLVLAERGKLGFNLKFLFETGEEIGSPGLTEFAAQEKDLLSADVLIASDGPRLDAATPTLFLGARGGIRLTLDADLRPDARHSGNWGGILRNPATTLAAAIATLVDGHGRIQVPGLLPPELPDTVRAALADVVVDAPDDGWGDQRLTPAERLYGWNTLEVLALDAGNADRPVNAIPGRARAVLQLRYVAGTDVDGVAPAIRKHLAAHGFPMLDVRADASFLASRTPVDDPWVGWAKSTLDAVAEKPVALLPNFGGGLPNHVFTDVLGLATLWLPHSYPGCLQHAPDEHLLAPVAREGLVLATALFDAFSSAPRTPRR; via the coding sequence ATGGATCTGCCCGGCAAGGCCCGCGCCCACGTCGACTCCGGTGCGCTCTTCACCGAACTGGCCCGGCTGGTCGCCTACCCCACGGTGAGCGACGCCCCCGAGGGCCGCGCCGCCGTCCAGGCGTACCTCGACGAGGTCCTGACCCCGGCCCTGACCGGCCTCGGCTGCGACGTCACCCAGCACCCCAACCCGGATCCGGCGGGCGGCCCGTTCCTCGTCGGGGTCCGCACGGAAGGAGAAGACCTGCCGACGCTGCTGTGCTACGGCCACGCCGACGTCGTCGGGGAAGCCGGGCAGTGGCGCGACGGGCTCGACCCGTGGACGCTCACCGCGGACGGCGACCGCTGGTACGGCCGCGGCACCGCGGACAACAAGGGCCAGCACCTGATCACCCTCACGGCGTTGCGGCTGGTGCTGGCCGAACGCGGGAAGCTCGGCTTCAACCTGAAGTTCCTCTTCGAGACCGGCGAAGAGATCGGCTCGCCCGGCCTCACGGAGTTCGCGGCCCAGGAGAAGGACCTGCTGAGCGCCGACGTCCTGATCGCCTCCGACGGCCCGCGTCTCGACGCGGCCACACCGACGCTGTTCCTCGGCGCCCGCGGCGGCATCCGGCTCACCCTCGACGCCGACCTGCGCCCGGACGCCCGCCACTCCGGCAATTGGGGCGGGATCCTGCGCAACCCGGCGACGACGCTCGCCGCCGCGATCGCGACCCTCGTCGACGGCCACGGCCGCATCCAGGTGCCCGGACTGCTGCCGCCGGAACTGCCGGACACCGTGCGCGCCGCACTGGCCGACGTGGTCGTCGACGCACCGGACGACGGCTGGGGCGATCAACGGCTCACGCCCGCCGAGCGGCTCTACGGCTGGAACACCCTGGAGGTGCTGGCGCTCGACGCCGGGAACGCCGACCGCCCGGTCAACGCCATCCCCGGCCGCGCCCGCGCGGTGCTGCAGCTGCGGTACGTCGCGGGCACCGACGTCGACGGCGTCGCACCCGCCATCCGGAAACACCTCGCCGCGCACGGCTTTCCGATGCTCGACGTCCGAGCCGACGCGAGCTTCCTGGCCAGCCGCACGCCGGTGGACGACCCCTGGGTCGGCTGGGCGAAGTCCACTTTGGACGCGGTCGCGGAGAAGCCCGTCGCACTCCTGCCCAACTTCGGCGGCGGCCTGCCCAACCACGTCTTCACCGACGTGCTCGGGCTGGCCACGCTGTGGCTGCCGCACTCCTACCCGGGCTGCCTGCAGCACGCGCCGGACGAGCACCTGCTCGCCCCGGTCGCCCGGGAAGGGCTGGTGCTCGCCACGGCGTTGTTCGACGCCTTCAGTTCAGCGCCGCGGACTCCTCGTCGGTGA
- a CDS encoding MOSC domain-containing protein, which translates to MNVDGVYVGEPSVLGHRREQPVLSGITKARVAAPELTLTELNLYGDRQADLTVHGGPDKAVYVYPAEHYAAWREDGFEVETADFGENISLSGITEDDVRIGDVWAWGDALVQVSQPRSPCYKLAMKTGRKDITPAMIDSGRSGWYLRVLRPGTVPTSGAVELVERAAGPTIAEVYVISFANYGQLPPERVEAALDFADRVLATPELAVSWSAGIQSTVDRWRARRAG; encoded by the coding sequence ATGAACGTCGACGGCGTGTATGTGGGGGAACCGAGCGTCCTGGGCCACCGGCGGGAGCAGCCGGTGCTGAGCGGGATCACGAAGGCGCGGGTCGCGGCGCCGGAGCTGACCTTGACCGAGCTGAACCTCTACGGTGACCGGCAAGCCGACCTCACCGTGCACGGTGGCCCCGACAAAGCCGTCTACGTCTACCCGGCCGAGCACTACGCGGCCTGGCGAGAAGACGGCTTCGAGGTCGAGACGGCCGACTTCGGCGAGAACATTTCGTTGTCCGGGATCACCGAGGACGACGTGCGGATCGGGGACGTCTGGGCCTGGGGCGACGCGCTCGTGCAGGTCTCGCAGCCGCGGTCGCCGTGCTACAAGCTCGCCATGAAGACCGGCCGCAAGGACATCACGCCGGCGATGATCGACTCCGGGCGCAGCGGCTGGTACCTGCGCGTGCTGCGGCCGGGCACGGTGCCGACGTCGGGGGCGGTCGAGCTGGTCGAGCGCGCGGCCGGGCCGACGATCGCCGAGGTCTACGTCATCTCCTTCGCGAACTACGGGCAGCTGCCGCCGGAGCGCGTCGAGGCGGCGCTGGACTTCGCCGACCGCGTGCTGGCGACGCCCGAGCTGGCCGTGTCGTGGAGCGCGGGCATCCAGTCCACTGTGGACCGCTGGCGGGCGCGGCGTGCCGGTTGA
- a CDS encoding TetR/AcrR family transcriptional regulator: MPVDGRIARGDATRRLVLRRAVDVASVDGLEGLSLGRLATELELSKSGVFALFGSKADLQLATIEAALEIFRSCVVTPASAAPPGLPRLRAICENWLEYSEKRVFPGGCFFFNVGAEFDARPGRVHDAVAAASGSFAAFIRESAREAVALGHLDADAEVLAFELHALGRAANADAVLNGGTQAYELARRAIRARLAGA, translated from the coding sequence GTGCCGGTTGACGGCCGGATCGCCCGCGGCGACGCGACCCGCCGCCTGGTGCTGCGCCGGGCGGTGGACGTCGCGTCGGTCGACGGCCTCGAGGGGCTTTCCCTCGGCCGGCTCGCGACCGAGCTGGAGCTGAGCAAGAGCGGCGTGTTCGCGCTGTTCGGCTCGAAGGCGGACCTGCAGCTCGCGACGATCGAAGCGGCGCTCGAAATCTTCCGTTCTTGCGTCGTGACGCCGGCTTCGGCGGCCCCGCCGGGTCTGCCGCGGCTGCGGGCGATCTGCGAGAACTGGCTGGAGTACTCGGAAAAGCGCGTGTTCCCGGGTGGGTGCTTCTTCTTCAACGTCGGCGCGGAGTTCGACGCGCGGCCCGGCCGGGTCCACGACGCGGTGGCCGCGGCGAGCGGCTCGTTCGCCGCGTTCATCCGCGAGTCAGCTCGCGAAGCAGTCGCCCTCGGTCACTTGGACGCGGACGCGGAAGTCCTGGCGTTCGAGCTGCACGCACTCGGCCGGGCGGCCAACGCCGACGCGGTGCTGAACGGTGGAACGCAGGCGTACGAGCTGGCCAGGCGAGCGATCCGCGCCCGCCTGGCCGGCGCGTGA
- a CDS encoding beta-N-acetylhexosaminidase has product MRLSRAVLTAAIVSLTAAGLPASAAAASPAAPERSVTDVVPAPVSAKADPRGEFRLTPFTVITADRGAGQVADYLRGLLRPATGYPLPVVPHSVGLPAISLKLGRDARIGTEGYELKVARDGVTLKANTADGLFDGVQSLRQLLPSAIDAKRVQHRTWTVAGGTILDYPRFAERGAMLDVARHFFKPDQVKRYVDQIAQYKVNTLHLHLADDQGWRIEIKSWPKLATVGGKTAVDGDPGGYYTQAQYQDIVAYAASRHITVIPEIDMPGHTNAAQSTYAELNCDGKAVPVRTDTEVGYSSLCISSPITYKFVEDVVRELAAITPGPYLHIGGDEAHSTPPADYIAFEKKVQPIVAKYGKKVTGWHEIAKSDPPASAVPQYWDFGGDNPSVAAAAARGSKILMSPANYAYLDMKYDASTPLGQDWAALIEVRDGYNWDPASLVTGVGEHQIAGVEAPLWTETLRTSADIEYMAFPRLPGIAEIGWSPKSTHDWDAYRARLAKQSPRWVAQGINFYRSPQVDWK; this is encoded by the coding sequence ATGCGCTTGTCCAGAGCCGTCTTGACCGCGGCGATCGTGAGTCTCACGGCGGCCGGCCTGCCCGCCTCCGCGGCGGCGGCTTCCCCCGCCGCACCGGAACGCAGCGTGACCGACGTCGTCCCGGCGCCCGTGTCCGCGAAGGCCGACCCGCGCGGCGAATTCCGGCTCACGCCGTTCACCGTGATCACGGCCGACCGCGGCGCCGGCCAGGTCGCGGACTACCTGCGCGGCCTGCTCCGCCCGGCCACCGGCTACCCGCTGCCGGTCGTACCGCACAGCGTGGGCCTGCCCGCGATCTCGCTGAAGCTGGGCCGCGACGCGCGGATCGGCACCGAGGGTTACGAACTGAAGGTCGCGCGCGACGGCGTCACCCTGAAGGCGAACACCGCCGACGGGCTCTTCGACGGCGTCCAGTCGCTGCGGCAGCTGCTGCCCTCGGCGATCGACGCGAAGCGCGTGCAGCACCGGACGTGGACCGTCGCCGGCGGCACGATCCTCGACTACCCGCGCTTCGCCGAGCGCGGCGCGATGCTCGACGTCGCCCGGCACTTCTTCAAGCCGGACCAGGTCAAGCGGTACGTCGACCAGATCGCCCAGTACAAGGTCAACACCCTGCACCTGCACCTCGCGGACGACCAGGGCTGGCGCATCGAGATCAAGAGCTGGCCGAAGCTGGCGACGGTCGGCGGCAAGACGGCCGTCGACGGCGACCCGGGCGGCTACTACACCCAGGCGCAGTATCAGGACATCGTCGCGTACGCGGCTTCGCGGCACATCACGGTGATCCCGGAGATCGACATGCCGGGCCACACCAACGCGGCGCAGTCGACGTACGCCGAGCTGAACTGCGACGGCAAGGCCGTGCCGGTGCGCACGGACACCGAGGTCGGCTACAGCTCGCTGTGCATCTCCTCGCCGATCACGTACAAGTTCGTCGAAGACGTCGTCCGCGAGCTGGCGGCCATCACCCCCGGGCCGTACCTGCACATCGGCGGCGACGAGGCGCACTCCACTCCGCCCGCGGACTACATCGCGTTCGAGAAGAAGGTGCAGCCGATCGTCGCCAAGTACGGCAAGAAGGTCACCGGCTGGCACGAGATCGCGAAGTCGGACCCGCCCGCGTCGGCCGTCCCGCAGTACTGGGACTTCGGCGGCGACAACCCGAGCGTCGCGGCGGCCGCGGCGCGCGGCAGCAAGATCCTGATGTCGCCGGCGAACTACGCGTACCTGGACATGAAGTACGACGCTTCGACGCCGCTCGGCCAGGACTGGGCCGCGCTGATCGAGGTTCGCGATGGGTACAACTGGGACCCGGCGTCGCTGGTGACCGGCGTCGGCGAGCACCAGATCGCGGGTGTCGAGGCGCCGCTGTGGACCGAGACGCTCCGCACCAGCGCCGACATCGAGTACATGGCGTTCCCGCGCCTGCCGGGCATCGCGGAGATCGGCTGGTCCCCGAAGTCGACGCACGACTGGGACGCCTACCGCGCGCGGCTGGCGAAGCAGTCCCCGCGCTGGGTCGCCCAGGGCATCAACTTCTACCGCTCCCCGCAGGTCGACTGGAAGTAG
- a CDS encoding propionyl-CoA synthetase: protein MGAYSEAYRHSLRDPEAFWLAAAGAISWTKPPARALDESDLPFFRWFPDAELNTSYNALDRHVEAGRGDQAALIWDSPVTGRQRTYTYEELRYTVARFAGALSSLGVTKGDRVIVYLPMVPEAAIAMLACARIGAVHSVVFGGFAPKELAARIEDAKPKVILAASCGIEPTRVVEYQPIIRAALELTEHQPDHVVVLQREQAPATLEGHERDWRELAAGADPVDPVPVAATDPLYILYTSGTTGKPKGVVRDTGGHAVALAYSMDAVYDVHAGDVWWTASDVGWVVGHSYIVYAPLLVGATTVMYEGKPVGTPDAGAFWRVIAEHGVQALFTAPTALRAVKKVDPDARELEKYDLKAFKTLFMAGERLDPETLHWAHEKLGVPVIDHWWQTETGWPIAANPRGLEPMAVKPGSATKPVPGWNVRILDQAGEELPPGREGAITVRLPLPPGSLPTLWGDDERYREAYLSRYDGHYLTGDSGYVDEDGYLFVMGRTDDVINVAGHRLSTGSMEAVLAAHPAVAECAVIGVADQLKGQLPRGFVVLKAGADIPEEQLRDELVAMVRRDIGPVAAFRDVSIVDALPKTRSGKILRKTMRAIADGRDEAVPSTIEDPSVLDAIRQALR from the coding sequence ATGGGCGCGTACTCCGAGGCCTACCGGCACAGCCTGCGGGACCCGGAAGCGTTCTGGCTGGCCGCGGCCGGTGCGATCAGCTGGACGAAGCCCCCGGCCCGGGCCCTCGACGAGTCGGATCTGCCCTTCTTCCGGTGGTTCCCGGACGCCGAGCTGAACACCTCGTACAACGCGCTGGACAGGCACGTCGAAGCCGGGCGCGGGGACCAGGCCGCACTGATCTGGGACTCTCCCGTGACCGGACGGCAACGCACCTACACCTACGAAGAGCTCCGCTACACGGTCGCGCGGTTCGCCGGCGCGCTCAGCTCCCTGGGGGTCACCAAGGGTGACCGCGTCATCGTCTACCTGCCGATGGTGCCGGAGGCGGCGATCGCGATGCTGGCCTGCGCGCGGATCGGCGCGGTGCACTCGGTGGTCTTCGGCGGGTTCGCGCCCAAGGAGCTGGCCGCGCGGATCGAGGACGCGAAGCCGAAGGTGATCCTGGCGGCGTCCTGCGGCATCGAGCCGACGCGGGTGGTCGAGTACCAGCCGATCATCCGGGCCGCGCTCGAGCTGACCGAGCACCAGCCGGACCACGTCGTCGTGCTGCAGCGCGAGCAGGCCCCGGCGACGCTCGAAGGGCACGAGCGGGACTGGCGCGAGCTGGCCGCGGGCGCGGACCCGGTCGATCCGGTGCCGGTCGCGGCCACCGATCCGCTGTACATCCTCTACACGTCCGGCACGACCGGGAAGCCGAAGGGCGTCGTGCGCGACACCGGCGGCCACGCGGTCGCGCTCGCCTACTCGATGGACGCGGTCTACGACGTCCACGCCGGCGACGTCTGGTGGACGGCGTCCGACGTCGGCTGGGTCGTCGGGCACTCCTACATCGTCTACGCGCCGCTGCTCGTCGGCGCCACGACGGTGATGTACGAGGGCAAGCCGGTCGGCACGCCGGACGCGGGGGCGTTCTGGCGGGTCATCGCCGAGCACGGCGTCCAGGCGCTGTTCACCGCGCCGACCGCGTTGCGGGCCGTCAAGAAGGTCGACCCGGACGCGCGCGAGCTGGAGAAGTACGACCTGAAGGCGTTCAAGACGCTGTTCATGGCCGGCGAGCGGCTCGACCCGGAGACCCTCCACTGGGCGCACGAGAAGCTCGGCGTGCCGGTGATCGACCACTGGTGGCAGACCGAGACCGGCTGGCCGATCGCCGCGAACCCGCGCGGCCTCGAGCCGATGGCCGTCAAGCCGGGGTCGGCGACCAAGCCGGTGCCCGGCTGGAACGTCCGGATCCTCGACCAGGCGGGCGAGGAGCTGCCGCCCGGCCGCGAAGGCGCCATCACGGTGCGGCTGCCGCTGCCGCCCGGCTCACTGCCGACGCTGTGGGGCGACGACGAGCGCTACCGCGAGGCCTACCTCTCCCGCTACGACGGCCACTACCTGACCGGCGACTCCGGCTACGTCGACGAAGACGGCTACCTGTTCGTCATGGGCCGCACCGACGACGTCATCAACGTCGCCGGCCACCGGCTGTCGACCGGGTCGATGGAGGCGGTGCTCGCCGCGCACCCCGCGGTCGCCGAGTGCGCCGTGATCGGCGTCGCCGACCAGCTCAAGGGCCAGCTGCCCCGCGGGTTCGTCGTGTTGAAGGCGGGCGCGGACATCCCCGAGGAGCAGCTGCGCGACGAGCTCGTGGCCATGGTCCGCCGGGACATCGGGCCGGTCGCCGCGTTCCGCGACGTGTCCATTGTGGACGCGCTACCGAAGACGCGGTCGGGCAAGATCCTGCGCAAGACCATGCGCGCGATCGCCGACGGCCGCGACGAAGCCGTGCCGTCGACGATCGAGGACCCGAGCGTGCTGGACGCCATCCGGCAGGCCCTTCGTTAA